cactgatatttaaatgtatatgaaataaggtgagaattattattattattattattattataccagatttatatctatatatattttatatatatttatttagaacaacaacataagaagaaatgcgcatctctttctttttagaaccgaaatattaattgcaatatttaattgcatttcttatattgttaatttgtgatattaacacaaaatgaattactcgcgaagtaaaattacattaaatgattaaatcattactttaaccttttgatcacaataccgcatgttcacgcggcatactataatatcgtctgcttatgacgctacaacaacaacttcgcgctgaagttaatttttctttgaaattagtggaaataaaccgtctgagaacgaatcaaatttttatttcacaaaaatgaaataaatatcattcaaaagataaattcaatgagagtaggaaatttcttgcacctaagctttcatatcaatggttttatacaaaaaatgctttgaagaaacgcatgtatgagatttttgcacattttatatggaaaaaaagaagggaaaaatgacgaaatgatggcatcaaacttcatgtgaagaacgaatcaaaaattaagataaaatttaatttaaaaaaaaccttgtgatgaatcaaatgttgaactttggtaatatttttgcacctaaggtttcttatttttagtaattttgttattaagtaaaatgtgtacatgtccttcttatttctatatagaaaatctgaccgctatcgattagtggccggaggaatattcttcggtatggcgcaggctggtgtggatacatgctggtcgcacactcactatgttgattttctcatggcacggctcagtttataattttagaaaaaatctaAAACGTctagatgaaaatttcataaagctTGATACGCTTCCTTAAACCTAAAAGAATGTTAATatgaatttaaatataattataagtgTACTGGATTAAATAACCGGTGTATAACAGGACAAATTAATCTTTTGAAATGCCTACATCCCTGAGACAATATTGATACATGTTCGTTATCAGTTTCAGCAAATCCTTTGCAAAACCATATCCCCACTTAGATGTATTAAAATTCCTGTATGGCGCACGTAAGCACGAACCTAATTACAGTTACAATGGCAAAGGCCATTTGATGTCTTGCAGCTGAAACTAAGCTCGTGAAAAAAGACGTACACACTCAAAAGAAATCCTGGATAAAGTAGATGTTAAAACGTGACATTGAAAGAATTTATACTCTGTCAAGTGCGCGTTAATCTTATCAAATTAGTCATTAGATGTGATGACTTCTGTCTAACCCAAACTCTAACTCTGACAGAGCACATCCATCTTAAATATTGaaagtgtaacatttttttttatctttatctatcacaatatacatgttttgaattttttgaagGTTTTAGCTTTTCGTAATCGCTCTTATCTCAAATTAtgagataaaatcaaaataatactgGTTGTGCAATTCAATAGGATTGATTTACGATATTAAAAGGAAATGTCACAGAATCGTGCATACATAGTAGACAATGAGAATGCGGTTGCAGACGTGAAACTTACAACCTCTGTATCTGAAAGCAGACGAGAAAGAAAAGGAACAAGCTGCAAACAAATATGTTGCATGcagttgtttgttgttgttgtatttgcTCTTGGAATAGTAGGAGGAATTCTTATTGGAATTTACGCTTACCATGGCGATTCCAAGAACAACAATATTGACGTCAACTGTCAGACTAACAGCCAAGAACAGGGAGGCAGCAAATTGCAGACGACAAAATCACCGGCCAAAGAACTACCGAAGGAACCTGGTGTATGTCCGAATCCGAACCCCGTACAAGATACACGTTATGAAAACTATGTGTACGCGCCGCTTACATCCACTGAAATGAACAAGGTGGCTAAATATTTACTTCAACAAAGCATCATCTCAACTTTAGAAGATCCCACAAGCCTTACACAAAGTTTTATTCTCTATCAAGCCCTACAGCCACCGAATAAAGCAGAAGCTCTCGAATATCTGGACAAAGGCGGCGATAAACCTAAACGTTACGCTAAAGTAACCGTACAACGTGGTCATGTTCCGTCACCTGACGTAATGGAATATAAAGTAGGACCGCTAGATGGCACCACAATGACCGCTGTCAATATGACATTTCCCGGATATATCCACTTCAACAGCCGACCGTACGAGTGGTTGGAAGTTGCAGCTATGACAGACTTATTACGGCCAGATTTAGACATACTAGCACCACTTATAAGTGAAAGTTTCGATGGTGCCAGATTCCCTGATGACATATATTTCAACTTCTTTAATGGTCCACCAAGCACAAATGGCAAGGAACGAGATACAAGGTTCGTAATTATCCCTTCAGAATAATgtacaataaaaaaaagttattatttcatgaATGTATTTCGTAAAATTGCTTGTTCGACAGATTAATGGGTTCACCGGCTTAAAGCACAGACCTCGTTATGGCAGTCGGCATTTTCCGCTCCATTACGTATTttccgaatttttttttttttttttttttttttttttggtaaactgCCAATTTCCAATACAGATTCACTACATTAAAACTTAACTAACTCTGAGGCATATAggcactaaataggaaaatggcccGAACAAAATGTGCCGCATAATggtggattcaaatagttctcatgTTTTTTCTCTGTAGAGCTATATTCCTTACTTTCTTTGTATTTCTGAAATCACATGACGTATCTTTAAAATGGGTTCTGATGTGTGCTACAGCCAATAGTaatataccaattttatatagaataaagaagaacagctatctagtgtgttgtaaccttgaACAATAtcttatatcaaataattattaatattagatctattatcattatcattatcattatcatttttattattattattagtgtcTTCACTATACTGTTAAAACACATTGTAAATGGTCAGAGGCATTTGTAGTACCTAcgctgacgagatatgaaaacgcaacaaacatatgcctgaatatattttttactacaaaaagcatcaccttgaaatgttcaacacatacacctctcgatactctatacccattgtgttgAAAGTTAATCAGCACAATAGaccgtaaaattaacacaatgggtataaattatcgagatgtgtatgtgttgaacatttcaaggttatgctttttgtagtaaaaaatatattcaggcatatgtttgttgcgttttcatatctcgtcagtgtatttgCAAATAAAcgaaaatgtatttgattaatattttacttttccaTCTACTTGGGAACATGGAATATTCTACATTATCTTACCCCAtctacatttgcaaacaactatttcatattcataacatttaatgcattgcaaaacacaaaatcatttaatttatatgAATAATGTGCTTATATATCTAGCTTGCCGCAACCAGACCAGGCCTTGCAATTTGATTATATAATAATAACTTTGCTTTTCAAATGTAATCAGTTACTTTGCAATAATTATTACCTTTGTTAACTTAACCGATCTTATCataattacttttaaaactttgTAATTCAAAATAAACGGTTCTTTGCAACCCCTAAGGATTCAAagcaaaaagtttttttccaaacAATCTTGGTTAAAAAAGCGTTCTTTGCATCCAGTCACGATACAAAGCAAAAAAGTCTTTTCAACCTCTCAGGATTCAAAGTAAACGTTCCCTCCAACCCAAAAGCGCTTCGCTAAAATAAATGTCTGACTGAATAAAGCATTTCACTCCAAAAGAAAAGCATTATATGTATCTGGTAATAAAAGAAATTCTCTGTGACGAATATAAATactgaattatttccctttatgttTACAGATGGAACATCGCGTTCAAAGGATTTCGACACGAAGAGGACGTCGATCTGATACATATCCTGCCTCTAAGCGGAAGAGTTCATAATCCGGGTACAGATACATCAAAATGGTATACCTATGACTTTCACTACTTGAACCAAGGTCCCTTCAACACCTCCCAAGAATTAATGGCAGCCTACAATTCCAACACGCTTAGAAAAGTCAAACTTGAGCCCGGGTTTAGGAATACGTTGTGGGACCGTATTTTTCCTAAACGTGACAGCAGCCTTCCTCTCCGTGATCGTGCAGATTCCCAGGGAACACGTGCATACTACCCGACAGGACCAAGATATACTATAGAAGGCACTCATGTTAAGTGGATGGACTGGAGTTTTGATATTAGCGGAAGCCAAATGCGTGGACCAGCattgtttaacataaattttaagaATGAAAGAATCATTTATGAGCTAGCAGTAAACGACATTGCACTCAATTACGCCATGGACTCGCATGCtcaaaataacataatatatgCCGACGCTACATATGGCATTATGGGCGGAGATTACCCAACGACAATTATGTCCGGGGTCGACTGTCCGGAACACGCGACAGTTTTGAACACAACATTCTGGTGGCATCCGACCCAGTCTGCATACGATATGCGTTCGATTTGTATATTTGAAGCAGACGGACAAGATGCTCTTTGGAGGCATGTCGGGATATCGTTTGAGGCGGGATTAAGAAACAGACATCTTATTGTCAGGGCACCCGTCGTCGTTGGTAACTATGACTACACATTCGAATTCCATTTTTTCCTTGACGGCAAAGTTTATACACATGCCAAGGCAAGCGGTTATATACAGTCAAGTTTCTGGGACGAGTTCAACCCGAACTCACCTGACAAAACAAGGGACGCTTTCGGCTACAGATTATCAGACTATGGTACAGGACCAGTTCATGACCATATGTTCGGATTTAAAGTCGATATGGACATCATTGACAAGAACAATACTTTCCAAATTGTAAAATGGAAAGCGGGACCTGTCCTTGAAGCGCTTAAAACACAAAATCCGAATATCACTAAAGCAccagaatattttatttataacgaAACACGCTATATCGAATGGGAAAATGTTCAAAAGGAAATTGGAATACAAGATCCAAGTGAACAGCAATTCTGGTTGGTTGTTAATGAACGAGAGAAGAACAAATGGGGCGTAGAACGAGGGTACCAGATAGCGCCATTGGCTACAGGTgcgtatattttgttttaaacctgGATTTCGAACTCTAACAAAACAATTAAACGTATCATGTAACAATGTTTGTCAACTAAAAGTGTCACTGCTTTATCTTTATCATTAGTTTGGCATTGAGTTAAAagatgtttacaagtatttcaattatgttcaGATATATGAAACAACACTCTAGAATCTTAAGGTCCACTGTTCTAGAGAAAGACCATTGCCCCGCAGAGAGGCCGATCTCAAGCAATTCTGAATGTGTTTCTTGTTTGTGCAAAGCAACCTTGTAGGTATCAGAATAAGCGACAATGACTTCACATATTTGTACTTCTTATTTTAGGCGACCAGGCTTTGAAGACGCATCCATTATTACAGGCTCTTTCTTTTACTAAGTACCATTGCGCAGTCACGAAGCGCAAGGAGGAGGAGCAAACACTGACGTCAATCTATGACGTCAATAGAATGGAGCACGCTCAAGAATATCTAGACAAACACATCAACGGAGAAAGCATCGTGGACGATGACATCGTAAATTGGGTTACTGTGGGCTTTTTACACGTTCCTACAACAGAAGACATGCCAATGACGGTGAAAGTAGAGACCGGCTTCATGTTGAGACCATTTAATTTCTTTGATAGAACATCTTCCTTTGATATGCCGGAACATGCCGAGACAAGGGACGGAATATTAAGGGAATCAGAACCATCATTTGAACAATGTTCGGAACCGAAAACAGAGTACTGTCGTTTCTGTTAATTGTCACACAATttctttgcatgtttataaagtGCCTAAATGTTGACTGAATTCTAATCTTATAGTGAAAAATGCATTCCCTGAAACTCTAAAAACCGTGGAACGATAAGGTTACATAATATAATGCATTTCACATGAATAAAATTGCTTTTGAAATGTATCTTGTTGATGCATATGTAATATCTTGTTGATGGATATATAATACCTTGGTGTTGGGTAAAGATAATTTGCTGATGGGAATTTAATGTCTTATTGATGGATATGTAATATTTTGTTGATGGGCGTTTATATAAGATTTTGTTGGTCGGTATATAATATCTGGTTGATGTATATATAATATCCAGCATAGATATATGATATCTGATGATGTATATATAATATCCTGTTGATAGGTATCTAATATGTTGTTTCCTGGTATGTAATATCTTGTTGATGGATCTGGTTACGTTAGTGTGATCAGTGCAGACGGCAAttctttttatatgaatatttttattcTCCTCCAAATGGATATATTTTGAGCTTGTGTGAACGACGTATTTAACTTAGCCGTATTGTTGATAGAAGTTTTCAAAATCACAAATCTTACTGGATAAACTTTGTACAAATCCAAAAGTTTGAATTTTCTGGCAAAATTGCACGTTGTTTTTATGGAAATATGTTGTCCCTCTACCCGTAACGGATAAACATTTCCTTAAAAAGAATATGTTAGACTGGCAACCTTCAAGACAAATATCTCTActataaaatcctctttaatagcactatctttaaacatttacaatatctcttatcccTGACTCTAAgagttgagatgagcctagagagaaaaatggttttcttgatactaatgcagatgtaacatgtgaccattcctcatcttcagacatcacctgacctcagtttgaccttgaccttgacctcattttggacttgggttgctttatatgggccatctcttggttaacttaatgggacagtttcgtctagcatcaataccccttactagattGACTTGATTCTAATTTTGGACCTCGTTTTGGAcgtaggttgctttgtatcgacaaggatgccaccgggggcatcaagcgtttattgaacgcagcttcttgttttataatatttttgatttgaaagACCTATTTGTGTAATGGTACATAGATTTCTATGCAAAGGAGACTCCGATCAAGTTGGTTGTAAATTctgaattaaattaaatttaattaaagaatgattttagatcagaaggtaggataaaaggataaatagaacattatgttactgtcttataaattaattttattaagTGAATCggagaaaatatataaaagtcgaggctctgcagAAATCTAAAATCCTGTTCACTgacctgataaagcaaaatttttCTGACCttttgatttttgcctttattttgcatgaggGTAGGATAACACCCTACCGCACTTGCCCGGAAGAAGTAATaaagtggtcgataaaacaaatcaattattgggtttgttacttcgCTGCGCTctctataaagcatactgaccctacatatttccgtagagggtcagtaacaaacccaataattaataatgtACACAGACACATATATGCAATGATAATACAACGGATGTGCACAGTGCAGAAACACGTATAATATACTATGCATAATAACAAAACAGATGTACACAAGCCTGAGTACACATCAATGAAAACAGATGCAAGAAACAATAAACATACATGAAGAAGGAGCACAGCAGTCAATAGCAAAACCTCCAAATTGAATGTGTAGTTTAAACAGGTTAGTTGTCAccaaaatgcaaaatacaataAAGCTTGATCATATCTTTACAATGTTGCAGCTATGCAAGATTCTATAGGATAAATATTTTAATCTAGATCATATCTTTACAATGTTGCAGCAATGCAAAATTCTATAAAGCTAGATCATATCTTTACAATGTTGCAGCAATGCAAgattttataaaactaggtcatatctttACAATGTTGCAGCAATGCAAGATTCTATagtataaacatttaaaactcGATCATATATTTACAACGTTGTAGCATTGCAAAATTCTATAAAGCTAGATCATATCTTTACAACGTTGTAGCATTGCAAAATTCTATAAAGCTAGATCATATCTTTACAACGTTGTAGCATTGCAAAATTCTATAAAGCTAGATCATATCTTTACAATGTTTCAgctatgtaggaccacattcgtaacagatcgcatttgtaacaggtattacaaatgagatcgcttatcgcatttgtaacaggtgttacaaatgagatcgcatatgtaacagaaatcaaacacatatgtaacaatttttgtgacgaatgtgatcgatgccgattttgaTGTGActtctgatcacatttgtcacatgtcattttcaatcggaaaaatgaacaaaaaagtgcatttttacatctgaaacacatttgtaacatgttttagcttaCTTGTACggagtgacaaagtaagctattgtgatcatcatttgtatgtcgtccgtcgtccgaccgtcagTCCGTTCACGTTTTTCTTTCGAATAtgacagagacaacatttatcatttgattttgacaaaacttgcacagaacttaatatagatctatagatcggttcctttcgaaaaccagccgtatcaccttattcgtctaggagttatggcccctggaatggcaataattactgattttagccttgtgaacccgATTAactttatatatctataagatctcggttcctttcaaagacaaccgtattgcaccatttgacttcgagttatggcccctgaattggTAACAACTGCTGCTtttcaacacaatggagactacattaattttgttatttgatttttattaaacttatataatatctcatttccttttaaaacagccatatcgcgccacTTATCTCAGAgtaatggctgaaatggcaaGATTTGcctattttagtcttgtgaacacaatagaggccatatttaatatttcattttgaccaaatttgtatagaagttatatatacatctcggttccttacgaaaaccagctatatagcaacatttgtgctggagttatggccccttaaatgacaaatttgctgattttagcattgtgaacatgacagagatcacatttattatttgattttgaccaagcaTGCATAGAAATTATTAATCAATAAGATCTTGCTTTcttcctcgaagagtagccatatcacgctatttgtcttaaaaattatgacccctaaaatggcaaaaatcgcaCATTTAACAGTATCTTGGTACtcgtttgttatctggcaattaaacttggcaagaataccgaacggttatcatgactggtctgttcaaaGTAGCATGGTACATCAggtacatgtcacttataaatttaCCATATCGGTTTTGgtatgtaagatttcatttttattatatgcatgaatacatgtatatgaatatgtatgattataGGGGAAGatacaccacatgcaatccctgttcaacttttataatcggcaattcgctggttgtatcgcttcaacaacaaataaagtgctctcgaaaatcaagatcaaggcagtctcaactaacatagaaagtcttgtTAAAGCTGAACAC
This Mercenaria mercenaria strain notata chromosome 17, MADL_Memer_1, whole genome shotgun sequence DNA region includes the following protein-coding sequences:
- the LOC123537609 gene encoding amiloride-sensitive amine oxidase [copper-containing]-like, encoding MSQNRAYIVDNENAVADVKLTTSVSESRRERKGTSCKQICCMQLFVVVVFALGIVGGILIGIYAYHGDSKNNNIDVNCQTNSQEQGGSKLQTTKSPAKELPKEPGVCPNPNPVQDTRYENYVYAPLTSTEMNKVAKYLLQQSIISTLEDPTSLTQSFILYQALQPPNKAEALEYLDKGGDKPKRYAKVTVQRGHVPSPDVMEYKVGPLDGTTMTAVNMTFPGYIHFNSRPYEWLEVAAMTDLLRPDLDILAPLISESFDGARFPDDIYFNFFNGPPSTNGKERDTRWNIAFKGFRHEEDVDLIHILPLSGRVHNPGTDTSKWYTYDFHYLNQGPFNTSQELMAAYNSNTLRKVKLEPGFRNTLWDRIFPKRDSSLPLRDRADSQGTRAYYPTGPRYTIEGTHVKWMDWSFDISGSQMRGPALFNINFKNERIIYELAVNDIALNYAMDSHAQNNIIYADATYGIMGGDYPTTIMSGVDCPEHATVLNTTFWWHPTQSAYDMRSICIFEADGQDALWRHVGISFEAGLRNRHLIVRAPVVVGNYDYTFEFHFFLDGKVYTHAKASGYIQSSFWDEFNPNSPDKTRDAFGYRLSDYGTGPVHDHMFGFKVDMDIIDKNNTFQIVKWKAGPVLEALKTQNPNITKAPEYFIYNETRYIEWENVQKEIGIQDPSEQQFWLVVNEREKNKWGVERGYQIAPLATGDQALKTHPLLQALSFTKYHCAVTKRKEEEQTLTSIYDVNRMEHAQEYLDKHINGESIVDDDIVNWVTVGFLHVPTTEDMPMTVKVETGFMLRPFNFFDRTSSFDMPEHAETRDGILRESEPSFEQCSEPKTEYCRFC